In Halosegnis marinus, one genomic interval encodes:
- a CDS encoding MBL fold metallo-hydrolase: MAHEFPGSDWGDWLPRAVADADPAGVDVWYLGCNGVILKASDGTTVFVDPYCGAGDPPRTRRMVPVPFDPDDVAACDAVFATHEHSDHVHGPTQAPILENTDAPYYAPDDSLAVADAEGWADEHGIDGKQFHEVTEGDTVEVGSFTVRVEAANDPDATHPVSYVFEHEAGTFFHGGDARPGEGFVRVGETYDIDLGVLAFGSSGYLTDADGERAFKTWYSDENELAEAAAQVGMDRLVPTHWDIWKNLTADPAAVRPHVRSFDAPRTVEILEIGDRTSL, encoded by the coding sequence ATGGCACACGAGTTCCCCGGCAGCGACTGGGGCGACTGGCTCCCGCGGGCCGTCGCCGACGCCGACCCGGCGGGCGTCGACGTCTGGTATCTGGGCTGTAACGGCGTGATCCTGAAGGCGAGCGACGGGACCACCGTGTTCGTGGACCCGTACTGCGGGGCGGGCGACCCGCCGCGCACCAGACGCATGGTCCCGGTGCCGTTCGACCCCGACGACGTGGCCGCGTGCGACGCGGTGTTCGCGACGCACGAGCACTCCGACCACGTCCACGGCCCGACGCAGGCCCCGATTCTCGAGAACACGGACGCCCCGTACTACGCCCCGGACGACTCGCTCGCCGTGGCCGACGCCGAGGGGTGGGCTGACGAGCACGGCATCGACGGGAAGCAGTTCCACGAGGTGACGGAGGGCGACACCGTCGAGGTCGGGTCGTTCACCGTCCGTGTCGAGGCCGCGAACGACCCCGACGCGACCCACCCCGTCTCCTACGTGTTCGAGCACGAGGCGGGGACGTTCTTCCACGGCGGGGACGCGCGCCCGGGCGAGGGCTTCGTGCGCGTGGGCGAGACGTACGACATCGACCTCGGCGTGCTCGCGTTCGGCTCCTCGGGCTACCTGACCGACGCCGACGGCGAGCGCGCGTTCAAGACCTGGTACTCCGACGAGAACGAACTCGCGGAAGCCGCCGCGCAGGTGGGGATGGACCGCCTCGTCCCGACCCACTGGGACATCTGGAAGAACCTCACCGCCGACCCCGCCGCGGTGCGTCCCCACGTCCGGTCGTTCGACGCCCCGCGCACGGTGGAGATACTGGAGATCGGCGACCGCACCTCGCTGTAG
- a CDS encoding DUF7139 domain-containing protein, whose translation MDTALDDRADALYRRYLGEPERDLDVYLGFALFIGGFALGILGLVLFGVEQAVSGARPVWWLREIAFVVAALGLPTLMLGVTVLLPVDRRASYAAGAGLAITVAAAGLFVSVYPRQWNTTGGTDFALQGVLVYAVGLVTVIAATGAALVSYHVERTSGVPAAAAGDGEAATADATDGEDEEAVAEQARRDYEEAMAGADVTWGGVEKADVSRRLSLNPDEIDDVDAQGFDPENATTTRSSGSGVDAAVSGLDAMRGGNEQEARSEDTTGDSAAALAELRQQQEHEEEQRKQERSPVERLRDRLGLD comes from the coding sequence ATGGACACCGCTCTGGACGACCGCGCGGACGCGCTCTACCGCCGCTACCTCGGCGAGCCGGAGCGCGACCTCGACGTGTATCTCGGCTTCGCCCTCTTCATCGGCGGCTTCGCGCTCGGCATCCTCGGGCTGGTCCTGTTCGGCGTCGAGCAGGCCGTCTCGGGCGCGCGGCCGGTCTGGTGGCTCCGCGAGATAGCCTTCGTCGTCGCCGCGCTCGGCCTCCCGACGCTGATGCTCGGGGTGACGGTCCTCCTCCCCGTCGACCGGCGCGCCTCCTACGCGGCGGGTGCGGGCCTCGCGATAACCGTCGCGGCGGCGGGGCTGTTCGTCAGCGTCTACCCGCGCCAGTGGAACACCACGGGCGGGACGGACTTCGCGCTGCAGGGCGTGCTCGTCTATGCGGTCGGCCTCGTGACGGTCATCGCGGCGACCGGCGCGGCGCTCGTTTCCTACCACGTCGAGCGGACGAGCGGCGTCCCGGCCGCCGCCGCGGGCGACGGGGAGGCCGCGACCGCCGACGCGACCGACGGCGAGGACGAGGAGGCCGTCGCCGAGCAGGCGCGACGCGACTACGAGGAGGCGATGGCCGGCGCGGACGTGACGTGGGGCGGCGTCGAGAAGGCCGACGTGAGCCGGCGGCTCTCGCTCAACCCCGACGAGATAGACGACGTGGACGCACAGGGGTTCGACCCGGAGAACGCGACGACGACGCGTTCCTCAGGCTCGGGCGTCGACGCCGCGGTGTCGGGGCTCGACGCGATGCGCGGGGGTAACGAACAGGAGGCGCGCTCCGAGGACACGACCGGCGACTCCGCGGCCGCGCTCGCGGAGCTCCGCCAGCAGCAGGAGCACGAGGAGGAGCAGCGGAAACAGGAGCGGAGCCCCGTCGAGCGGCTCCGCGACCGGCTCGGGCTCGACTGA
- a CDS encoding acyl-CoA dehydrogenase family protein, with product MEYHDSEVATELAAEARDFMDERVIPTEREYLGDGPVPHDVIEDLRAEARERGIYCPQIGEEHGGGGYEFADVLPLFEEAGRSLLGASAMRVDAPDEGNMHTIELVGTEAQKEEFLDPLVAGERVSAFSMTEPREGAGSDPKMMKTTAEKDGDEWVINGHKWWSTQGAEADFLIVMARTDMDAHPYNGTSLFLVEADNPGFEVVEPTPHLGPDVVHSSHAEVRYDDCRIPEDRLLGELNQGFKHAQQRLGPARLTHCMRFTGMATRALDIAKTYMDDRHAFDSKLSEKQSQRFDIAEMETELHAVRTMVRHAARQISAGEEARIPVSMSKVFAANTTQEAIDLAIQCTGGAGISRHLPLADFSESVRMFRIVDGADEVHKRVIARDAFDMDFDEAELENLPTF from the coding sequence ATGGAGTACCACGACTCGGAGGTCGCCACGGAACTCGCAGCGGAGGCCCGCGACTTCATGGACGAGCGCGTCATCCCGACTGAGCGGGAGTACCTCGGGGACGGTCCGGTGCCGCACGACGTCATCGAGGACCTGCGCGCGGAAGCCCGGGAGCGAGGCATCTACTGCCCGCAGATCGGCGAGGAGCACGGCGGGGGCGGCTACGAGTTCGCCGACGTGCTGCCGCTGTTCGAGGAGGCCGGCCGCTCGCTGCTCGGCGCCTCGGCGATGCGCGTGGACGCGCCCGACGAGGGGAACATGCACACCATCGAACTCGTCGGCACCGAGGCCCAGAAGGAGGAGTTCCTCGACCCCCTCGTCGCGGGCGAGCGCGTCTCCGCGTTCTCGATGACTGAGCCCCGCGAGGGCGCCGGCTCCGACCCGAAGATGATGAAGACCACGGCCGAGAAGGACGGCGACGAGTGGGTCATCAACGGCCACAAGTGGTGGTCCACGCAGGGCGCGGAGGCCGACTTCCTCATCGTCATGGCCCGGACGGACATGGACGCCCACCCGTACAACGGTACCTCGCTGTTCCTCGTCGAGGCCGACAACCCCGGCTTCGAGGTCGTCGAGCCGACCCCGCACCTCGGCCCGGACGTCGTCCACTCCAGCCACGCCGAGGTCCGCTACGACGACTGCCGGATCCCCGAGGACCGCCTGCTCGGCGAACTGAACCAGGGGTTCAAGCACGCCCAACAGCGGCTCGGCCCGGCGCGGCTCACCCACTGTATGCGCTTCACCGGGATGGCGACGCGCGCGCTCGACATCGCGAAGACGTACATGGACGACCGCCACGCGTTCGACTCCAAGCTCTCCGAGAAGCAGTCCCAGCGGTTCGACATCGCCGAGATGGAGACGGAGCTCCACGCGGTGCGGACGATGGTGCGCCACGCCGCCCGGCAGATATCCGCCGGCGAGGAGGCGCGCATCCCCGTCTCGATGAGCAAGGTGTTCGCGGCGAACACCACGCAGGAAGCCATCGACCTCGCCATCCAGTGTACCGGCGGCGCCGGCATCTCCCGGCACCTCCCGCTCGCGGACTTCTCGGAGTCCGTCCGGATGTTCCGCATCGTGGACGGCGCCGACGAGGTCCACAAGCGCGTCATCGCCCGCGACGCCTTCGACATGGACTTCGACGAGGCGGAGCTGGAGAACCTCCCCACGTTCTGA
- a CDS encoding redoxin domain-containing protein, with protein sequence MTPTAGDVAPDFEALYCDGETFRARTLADALDGGAVVVFSGFVFNAINENWYKRYARAGWADFDVPVLLVARDGPYAVNAFLRDIDSPFAAFADVEGAAADAYGLLEARDGMAGVRTARRAAFVLDGDREVRHAWVADDWISPVPREEIEAAVADL encoded by the coding sequence ATGACACCGACGGCGGGCGACGTCGCCCCCGATTTCGAGGCGCTGTACTGCGACGGCGAGACGTTCCGTGCCCGCACGCTCGCGGACGCGCTCGACGGCGGCGCGGTCGTCGTCTTCTCCGGCTTCGTCTTCAACGCCATCAACGAGAACTGGTACAAGCGGTACGCCCGCGCCGGATGGGCCGACTTCGACGTGCCCGTCCTGCTCGTCGCGCGCGACGGCCCGTACGCCGTGAACGCCTTCCTCCGCGACATCGACTCCCCCTTCGCCGCCTTCGCCGACGTGGAGGGCGCGGCCGCCGACGCCTACGGCCTCCTCGAAGCGCGCGACGGGATGGCCGGCGTCCGCACGGCGCGGCGCGCCGCCTTCGTGCTGGACGGCGACCGCGAGGTGCGCCACGCGTGGGTCGCCGACGACTGGATATCGCCCGTGCCGCGCGAGGAGATAGAGGCCGCGGTCGCCGACCTGTAG
- a CDS encoding SIR2 family NAD-dependent protein deacylase, with the protein MHADIAAAADRLRVADSVVAFTGAGVSTASGIPDFRSEGGIWERWNPDDFHVRRFRADPDGFWRDRAAMVAEVYDGPEPNAAHEALADLESAGVLDRVVTQNVDGLHTAAGSENVVEIHGSGDRVACTDCGTRRAADPYYESVRAGEVDGAPRCPDCDGVLKPDVVLFGEAMPTGPLGTAKRLAREADAFLVVGSSLTVEPAASLPGRAADTGADLFVANLDPTRVSERAAFDFRADVTEVLPALRDRVLGRG; encoded by the coding sequence ATGCACGCCGACATCGCCGCGGCCGCCGACCGCCTGCGCGTCGCGGACAGCGTCGTCGCCTTCACCGGCGCGGGCGTCTCGACCGCCTCGGGCATCCCCGACTTCCGGAGCGAGGGCGGCATCTGGGAGCGGTGGAACCCCGACGACTTCCACGTGCGGCGCTTCCGCGCCGACCCGGACGGGTTCTGGCGCGATCGCGCCGCGATGGTCGCGGAGGTGTACGACGGGCCCGAGCCGAACGCCGCCCACGAGGCGCTCGCGGACCTCGAATCGGCGGGCGTCCTCGACCGAGTCGTCACGCAGAACGTCGACGGCCTCCACACCGCGGCGGGGAGCGAGAACGTCGTCGAGATACACGGCAGCGGCGACCGCGTCGCCTGCACGGACTGCGGGACGCGGCGCGCGGCCGACCCGTACTACGAGTCCGTCCGCGCGGGGGAGGTCGATGGCGCGCCGCGGTGTCCCGACTGCGACGGCGTGCTCAAGCCCGACGTGGTGCTGTTCGGCGAGGCGATGCCGACCGGGCCGCTCGGGACGGCGAAGCGGCTGGCGCGCGAGGCCGACGCCTTCCTCGTCGTCGGGTCGTCGCTCACCGTCGAGCCGGCGGCCTCGCTCCCCGGCCGGGCGGCGGACACCGGGGCGGACCTGTTCGTCGCGAACCTCGACCCGACGCGCGTCTCCGAGCGCGCGGCCTTCGACTTCCGGGCCGACGTCACCGAGGTGTTGCCGGCGCTCCGCGACCGGGTGCTCGGGCGCGGATAG
- a CDS encoding phosphotransferase family protein, with translation MTGGDDYFGRIVDEGKLAAYLEAELGPVDVYDVRHHKEGHSNETLFVTWGGDELVVRRPPPGETADTAHDVLREFRVVDALQGTEVRVPETVLACDDHDVLGADFYVMRKVEGDVFRESEPERFANPEARQQVGYELVENLARIHEVDYDAVGLEYGDFGYPPGFTERQVKRWSEQIMWGFEVTAEEREVTELYDVMEWLMDNVPEDPPATLVHGDYKLDNVMYGPGDDPEIVAVMDWEMATLGDPLTDLGWMLSYWWDPKDPEPPRSTDSLSNTFMTREGYPTRRDLVNRYEELTGFSYDNDRFYRALAVYKLAGLGEMFFRRYLEGNSDDDMYPRMREGVPALAERALRIIDGEEPL, from the coding sequence ATGACCGGGGGGGACGACTACTTCGGTCGCATCGTGGACGAGGGGAAACTCGCCGCGTACCTCGAAGCCGAACTCGGCCCCGTGGACGTCTACGACGTCCGTCACCACAAGGAGGGCCACTCCAACGAGACGCTGTTCGTCACGTGGGGGGGCGACGAACTCGTCGTCCGCCGGCCCCCGCCGGGCGAGACGGCCGACACGGCCCACGATGTGCTCCGGGAGTTCCGCGTCGTGGACGCGCTCCAGGGGACGGAGGTGCGCGTTCCCGAGACCGTCCTCGCCTGCGACGACCACGACGTGCTCGGCGCGGACTTCTACGTGATGCGGAAGGTGGAGGGCGACGTGTTCCGCGAATCGGAGCCCGAGCGGTTCGCCAACCCCGAGGCGCGCCAGCAGGTCGGCTACGAACTCGTCGAGAACCTCGCGCGCATCCACGAGGTGGACTACGACGCCGTCGGGCTGGAGTACGGCGACTTCGGCTACCCGCCGGGGTTCACCGAGCGACAGGTGAAACGCTGGTCCGAGCAGATAATGTGGGGCTTCGAGGTCACCGCCGAGGAGCGCGAGGTCACCGAACTGTACGACGTGATGGAGTGGCTCATGGACAACGTCCCGGAGGACCCGCCCGCGACGCTCGTCCACGGCGACTACAAGCTCGACAACGTGATGTACGGCCCCGGCGACGACCCCGAGATCGTCGCCGTGATGGACTGGGAGATGGCGACGCTCGGCGACCCGCTGACGGACCTCGGGTGGATGCTCTCGTACTGGTGGGACCCGAAGGACCCCGAGCCGCCCCGCTCGACCGACTCGCTGTCGAACACGTTCATGACCCGCGAGGGGTACCCGACCCGGCGCGATCTCGTGAACCGCTACGAGGAGCTGACGGGCTTCTCCTACGACAACGACCGCTTCTACCGCGCGCTGGCCGTGTACAAGCTGGCCGGCCTCGGCGAGATGTTCTTCCGCCGCTATCTGGAGGGGAACAGCGACGACGACATGTACCCGCGGATGCGCGAGGGCGTCCCCGCGCTCGCGGAGCGCGCGCTCCGCATCATCGACGGCGAGGAGCCGCTGTAG
- a CDS encoding glutathione S-transferase N-terminal domain-containing protein — translation MSEPLTLYRLEGCPFCELVVDELDDLGLEYDSVWTEGLHSKRNAVREVSGQRAVPVLIDPAHGVTMAESANIVEYLHTTYGDADSPDEVEVSL, via the coding sequence ATGAGCGAACCGCTCACCCTCTACCGGCTGGAAGGCTGCCCGTTCTGTGAACTCGTCGTCGACGAACTCGACGACCTCGGCCTGGAGTACGACTCCGTCTGGACCGAGGGGCTTCACTCGAAGCGCAACGCCGTCCGGGAGGTGTCGGGCCAGCGCGCGGTGCCCGTCCTCATCGACCCCGCACACGGCGTCACGATGGCCGAGTCGGCGAACATCGTCGAGTACCTGCACACGACCTACGGCGACGCCGACTCCCCCGACGAGGTCGAGGTCTCCCTATAG
- a CDS encoding YlbF family regulator produces the protein MSIESTESDDAGMEAAARATELASELGTALSELDSYRRFEAAKEAVENSEEAQEKIREFERLREEFQMARQTGDASNEDLERLQAAQQELHDVPEMDEYLTAQSEMEMDLEDINRMISAPLAVDFGEKAGGCCQD, from the coding sequence ATGAGCATCGAGTCCACCGAGTCGGACGACGCCGGGATGGAGGCCGCGGCGCGCGCGACCGAACTGGCGAGCGAACTGGGGACGGCGCTTTCGGAACTCGACTCCTACCGGCGGTTCGAGGCCGCGAAGGAGGCCGTCGAGAACAGCGAGGAGGCCCAGGAGAAGATACGGGAGTTCGAGCGCCTCCGCGAGGAGTTCCAGATGGCGCGCCAGACCGGCGACGCGTCGAACGAGGACCTGGAGCGTCTGCAGGCCGCCCAGCAGGAGCTCCACGACGTGCCGGAGATGGACGAGTACCTGACCGCCCAGTCGGAGATGGAGATGGACCTGGAGGACATCAACCGGATGATATCCGCGCCCCTCGCCGTCGACTTCGGCGAGAAGGCCGGCGGCTGCTGTCAGGACTGA
- a CDS encoding alcohol dehydrogenase catalytic domain-containing protein gives MRAAAFAELTGPDGVELIEQEAPEAGPGEAVVEVRACSINRHDLWILQGHSAMIRGEELPFVSGLDPAGLVREAGEGAPVEEGDRVLLCPNQTCGTCDRCREGPENTCESFSLYHGGLAEQALVDADRLIPVPDDLSLAAASALPTAYLTAWHMLKKADVTAGDRVFVPGATGGVGLAGCQLAGVLGAESVGTTTSERKAERLADFADEVVVGRDAGDIVAAAGEGSADAALNHLSGEFTDVCGRVLRTAGTQVVCGRTAGETLDQHSAPFFLSHQAILGSTMGTQPELERLVGMAAEGRFDPLVDRTYPLDETATAFADMEERDAFGKLVVTP, from the coding sequence ATGCGCGCAGCCGCGTTCGCCGAACTGACCGGACCGGACGGCGTCGAACTCATCGAACAGGAGGCCCCGGAGGCGGGACCGGGCGAGGCCGTCGTCGAGGTGCGGGCCTGCTCCATCAACCGCCACGACCTCTGGATACTGCAGGGCCACTCCGCGATGATACGCGGCGAGGAACTCCCCTTCGTCTCGGGGCTCGACCCCGCCGGCCTCGTGCGCGAGGCAGGGGAAGGGGCGCCCGTCGAGGAGGGCGACCGGGTGCTGCTGTGTCCGAACCAGACGTGCGGGACGTGCGACCGCTGTCGCGAGGGGCCGGAGAACACCTGCGAGAGCTTTTCGCTGTATCACGGCGGGCTCGCGGAGCAGGCGCTCGTGGACGCCGACCGGCTGATTCCGGTGCCGGACGACCTCTCGCTCGCCGCGGCCTCGGCGCTCCCGACGGCGTACCTCACGGCGTGGCACATGTTGAAGAAGGCCGACGTGACCGCGGGCGACCGAGTGTTCGTCCCCGGCGCGACCGGCGGGGTCGGCCTCGCCGGGTGTCAGCTGGCTGGCGTCCTCGGCGCGGAGAGCGTCGGCACCACCACCTCCGAGCGGAAGGCCGAGCGGCTGGCGGACTTCGCCGACGAGGTCGTGGTCGGCCGCGACGCCGGCGACATCGTCGCCGCGGCGGGCGAGGGGAGCGCCGACGCCGCGCTCAATCACCTGTCGGGCGAGTTCACGGACGTCTGTGGGCGGGTGCTCCGTACCGCGGGCACACAGGTCGTCTGCGGGCGCACGGCCGGCGAGACGCTCGATCAGCACTCCGCGCCCTTTTTCCTCTCCCACCAGGCCATCCTCGGGAGCACCATGGGCACCCAGCCGGAGCTCGAACGGCTCGTCGGGATGGCCGCCGAGGGACGGTTCGACCCGCTCGTCGACCGCACCTATCCCCTCGACGAGACGGCGACGGCGTTCGCCGACATGGAGGAGCGCGACGCGTTCGGGAAGCTGGTCGTCACGCCCTGA
- the dph2 gene encoding diphthamide biosynthesis enzyme Dph2, whose product MSQESFTEGDLRNTGMALKHERTWDYELDRIVEAVEERNAEKVGLQFPEGLKRRAPRVADDLRDLLPDGTRVLISGQPCYGACDLDTYMMRRTDVFVHFGHSPMKESDKILYVPLFSNVEVEPIMEESLAELSDPDDDPDVGLVTTAQHMNKFDEMREWLEARGYTVHTRRGDDRLTHEGQVLGCNYASADIDAEQVLYVGGGKFHPLGLAMEHPDKNVVIADPVNNVVTIADTEKFLKQRYGAVHRAMDAEEWGVVFCTKIGQGRWEVANDIVENNENAYLLTMDEVTPDRLTQFGFDAYVNTGCPRITTDDGPQFKQPMLTPGEYEIAVGEKPLDELSFDTFHGTW is encoded by the coding sequence ATGAGTCAGGAATCGTTCACCGAGGGTGACCTCCGCAACACGGGGATGGCCCTCAAGCACGAACGGACGTGGGACTACGAACTCGACCGTATCGTCGAGGCCGTCGAGGAGCGGAACGCAGAGAAGGTCGGCCTGCAGTTCCCCGAGGGGCTGAAGCGGCGCGCGCCCCGCGTCGCCGACGACCTGCGCGACCTCCTGCCGGACGGGACGCGCGTGCTCATCTCCGGTCAGCCGTGTTACGGGGCCTGCGACCTCGACACGTACATGATGCGCCGGACGGACGTGTTCGTCCACTTCGGCCACTCCCCGATGAAGGAGTCGGACAAGATACTGTACGTGCCGCTGTTCTCGAACGTCGAGGTCGAACCCATCATGGAGGAGTCGCTGGCGGAACTCTCCGACCCCGACGACGACCCGGACGTGGGGCTGGTGACGACGGCCCAGCACATGAACAAGTTCGACGAGATGCGCGAGTGGCTCGAGGCGCGCGGCTACACCGTCCACACGCGCCGCGGCGACGACCGCCTCACCCACGAGGGACAGGTGCTCGGCTGTAACTACGCGAGCGCCGACATCGACGCCGAGCAGGTGCTGTACGTCGGCGGCGGGAAGTTCCACCCGCTCGGGCTGGCGATGGAACACCCGGACAAGAACGTCGTCATCGCCGACCCGGTGAACAACGTCGTCACGATAGCCGACACCGAGAAGTTCCTCAAGCAGCGCTACGGCGCGGTCCACCGCGCGATGGACGCCGAGGAGTGGGGCGTCGTCTTCTGTACGAAGATCGGGCAGGGCCGCTGGGAGGTCGCGAACGACATCGTCGAGAACAACGAGAACGCCTACCTCCTGACGATGGACGAGGTGACGCCCGACCGGCTGACGCAGTTCGGCTTCGACGCCTACGTCAACACCGGCTGCCCGCGCATCACGACCGACGACGGCCCGCAGTTCAAACAGCCGATGCTCACCCCCGGCGAGTACGAGATAGCCGTCGGCGAGAAGCCGCTGGACGAACTCTCCTTCGACACCTTCCACGGCACCTGGTAG
- a CDS encoding cupin domain-containing protein has translation MVRYEVVDTDDVEEEDLSGVEEIPPDLNIRAIDDALGTENLGVKLWYFEPGEEIQYHAHAEQEELYYVLEGEFSLKLGASGEEEYVEAGPGTFWVAGPETGHGHRNVGDTRGVVLAVGAPRVSDPGLDPHSL, from the coding sequence ATGGTACGCTACGAGGTAGTCGACACCGACGACGTCGAGGAGGAGGACCTCTCCGGGGTGGAGGAGATACCGCCGGACCTGAACATCCGCGCCATCGACGACGCGCTCGGGACGGAGAACCTCGGCGTGAAGCTCTGGTACTTCGAGCCGGGCGAGGAGATACAGTACCACGCCCACGCCGAGCAGGAGGAGCTGTACTACGTCCTCGAAGGGGAGTTCTCGCTGAAGCTCGGCGCGTCGGGCGAGGAGGAGTACGTCGAGGCCGGCCCCGGCACCTTCTGGGTCGCGGGTCCCGAGACGGGCCACGGCCACCGGAACGTCGGCGACACGCGCGGCGTCGTGCTCGCCGTGGGCGCCCCGCGCGTCAGCGACCCCGGTCTCGACCCCCACTCCCTATAG
- a CDS encoding rhomboid family intramembrane serine protease, whose translation MDPIAALSRAVLLVGALASVATLFALARPGGRWGVRLRRRFVLGVPWGTLLTVALVAAVYLFVQGGWSQWYRPLVVPFRAWSYFYPLGMLTAGLAHSGPGHLMGNLFGTLVFGTLAEYAWSHFPTRRGSESFVSLRTNPFARILAVPVAAALLSVTTGLFALGPVIGFSGVVFAFAGFALVRYPVAAVVLLAAGDLVGLLYRSWLTPVVSASGSVGYSTPWWSGIAIQGHAVGVFTGFVLAVLLFRARDELPSPGKVWLGAVAYAAAQGLWAVYLFEGGDSYVLYRAAGLGLVFLLAAVVTAAATASRRDLVAAIDLSRREAAVGLLVAVLLALSLAAVPYNLLTVDDVAPEEGSVEVRDYTVFYAEGVTDQYVAAYDLPFYEASNVTTSGLVVASDRRQVWWTAASRGQIAFAGRGGVRIGGLGWRDTVVAERAGWTVVGNRTVYTVHLRHDGETTFAYASDPSRAEPTVAGRNVSFVARDTGFSVRVTDGGTTLGRAAVPTNNSSVRVGGLTLRRNGTRLFAERNGTSVRVGTRERYD comes from the coding sequence ATGGACCCCATCGCGGCGCTCTCGCGGGCCGTCCTCCTCGTCGGCGCGCTCGCGTCCGTCGCTACCCTGTTCGCGCTCGCCCGCCCCGGCGGCCGGTGGGGGGTTCGCCTCCGCCGCCGGTTCGTCCTCGGCGTTCCGTGGGGGACGCTCCTCACCGTCGCGCTCGTCGCCGCCGTCTACCTGTTCGTGCAGGGCGGCTGGTCGCAGTGGTACCGGCCCCTCGTCGTCCCGTTCCGGGCGTGGTCGTACTTCTACCCGCTGGGGATGCTCACCGCGGGGCTCGCCCACTCCGGGCCGGGCCACCTCATGGGGAACCTCTTCGGCACGCTCGTCTTCGGCACCCTCGCGGAGTACGCCTGGAGCCACTTCCCCACCCGTCGCGGCTCGGAGTCGTTCGTCTCGCTGCGGACGAACCCCTTCGCGCGGATACTCGCCGTCCCCGTCGCGGCGGCCCTCCTCTCGGTCACGACCGGCCTGTTCGCGCTCGGGCCCGTCATCGGCTTCTCCGGGGTCGTGTTCGCGTTCGCCGGCTTCGCGCTCGTCCGCTACCCCGTGGCCGCCGTCGTCCTGCTCGCGGCCGGCGACCTCGTCGGCCTCCTCTACCGCTCGTGGCTCACCCCGGTGGTGTCGGCCTCGGGGTCGGTCGGCTACTCGACGCCGTGGTGGTCGGGCATCGCCATCCAGGGCCACGCAGTCGGCGTGTTCACCGGATTCGTCCTCGCGGTGCTGCTCTTCCGGGCCCGCGACGAACTCCCGTCCCCGGGGAAGGTGTGGCTCGGCGCGGTCGCGTACGCGGCCGCACAGGGGCTGTGGGCCGTCTACCTCTTCGAGGGCGGCGACAGCTACGTCCTCTACCGGGCGGCCGGCCTCGGCCTCGTCTTCCTGCTCGCGGCCGTCGTGACCGCCGCCGCAACGGCCTCCCGGCGCGACCTCGTGGCGGCCATCGACCTCTCGCGCCGGGAGGCGGCGGTCGGCCTGCTCGTCGCCGTGTTGCTCGCCCTCTCGCTCGCGGCCGTCCCGTACAACCTGCTCACGGTCGACGACGTCGCGCCCGAGGAGGGGAGCGTCGAGGTGCGCGACTACACCGTCTTCTACGCCGAGGGGGTGACGGACCAGTACGTCGCGGCGTACGACCTCCCCTTCTACGAGGCGTCGAACGTCACCACGAGCGGGCTGGTCGTGGCGAGCGACCGGCGACAGGTGTGGTGGACCGCGGCCTCGCGGGGGCAAATCGCCTTCGCGGGCCGGGGCGGGGTCCGTATCGGCGGCCTCGGCTGGCGCGACACCGTCGTCGCCGAGCGTGCCGGCTGGACCGTGGTCGGCAACCGCACCGTCTACACCGTCCACCTGCGCCACGACGGCGAGACGACGTTCGCCTACGCCTCCGACCCGTCGCGCGCAGAGCCGACGGTCGCGGGGCGCAACGTCTCCTTCGTCGCCCGCGACACGGGCTTCTCCGTCCGCGTCACCGACGGCGGCACGACGCTCGGGCGCGCGGCCGTCCCGACCAACAACTCCAGCGTCCGAGTCGGCGGCCTGACCCTGCGGCGCAACGGGACGCGGCTGTTCGCCGAGCGCAACGGGACGAGCGTCCGGGTCGGGACGCGGGAGCGGTACGACTAG